Proteins from one Microbacterium faecale genomic window:
- a CDS encoding FtsX-like permease family protein has protein sequence MCCSYRACLIHEEDAAALGDAMMTARILATGDIDVDAVAALVDDDATVLAGDEARAAEVRTVTDSSVGVFGALVVFVGLAVISALVIVGSTFRILLGRRAAELALLRTVGATSVQVRRLVLSEAAAIGLIGGVVGAAIGFAGSAALVEIARSAGLVDAPFVSSPIGLAASIALAILGSVVAALPAAREASRASPVQSLTNARSSESRPVRLGARLALAGVLSFTAIAAAAGGTLIARTDEFMGLGLAALSGILLFVALVAVGPFLIRSAARLLRPAAVRSAPIRLTLANARRASRRTASMTTVLTLGVGLTAALTVGVAGATEDARLDLERNFPTEALILTSDVSDPESFAQELAAHPAIEARVGETEILIDPAVGSSLESLRTAVQDAVDVGTVVYWASDVREGIEQVILIGQVVGSSMIGVTLFVALIGVLVTLALSVAERRQELALLRALGLSRSAPRRSVAAEAALAALVGAVLGTLVGVVYGLLALRVLGMAAGPPPIIALAALVVGVVVAALLAATIPMRTASRVPPAIGLAAR, from the coding sequence TTGTGTTGTAGTTATCGTGCGTGCCTCATCCACGAGGAGGACGCCGCGGCGCTCGGCGACGCGATGATGACGGCGCGGATCCTGGCGACCGGCGATATCGACGTCGATGCCGTCGCCGCGCTCGTCGACGACGACGCCACCGTGCTTGCCGGCGACGAGGCGCGCGCCGCAGAGGTGCGCACCGTCACCGATTCGAGCGTCGGAGTGTTCGGGGCGCTGGTGGTATTCGTCGGCCTCGCCGTGATCTCCGCGCTCGTGATCGTCGGATCGACCTTCCGGATCCTGCTCGGACGTCGCGCCGCCGAGCTCGCCCTCCTGCGCACCGTCGGTGCCACGAGCGTTCAGGTCCGTCGCCTGGTGCTGTCCGAGGCGGCGGCGATCGGTCTGATCGGCGGAGTGGTCGGAGCGGCGATCGGGTTCGCCGGATCGGCAGCGCTCGTCGAGATCGCCCGGAGCGCCGGACTCGTCGACGCCCCGTTCGTTTCGTCCCCGATCGGCCTCGCCGCGAGCATCGCCCTCGCGATCCTCGGATCCGTCGTCGCGGCACTGCCCGCGGCCCGTGAAGCCAGCCGCGCCTCGCCTGTGCAGTCACTGACGAACGCGCGGTCGTCGGAATCTCGGCCTGTTCGCCTCGGTGCGCGCCTGGCCCTCGCGGGAGTCCTGTCGTTCACCGCCATCGCCGCGGCCGCCGGCGGTACGCTCATCGCGCGCACCGACGAGTTCATGGGGCTCGGTCTCGCCGCGCTCAGCGGGATCCTCCTCTTCGTCGCACTCGTCGCCGTGGGTCCGTTCCTGATCCGATCGGCGGCGCGCCTGCTGCGGCCCGCAGCCGTTCGCTCGGCGCCGATCCGTCTCACGCTTGCGAACGCCCGCCGCGCCTCGCGCCGCACGGCGTCCATGACGACGGTCCTGACGCTCGGCGTCGGCCTCACGGCCGCGCTGACCGTCGGTGTGGCGGGGGCGACCGAAGATGCCCGGCTCGATCTCGAGCGAAACTTCCCCACGGAGGCGCTCATCCTGACGTCGGACGTGTCCGATCCGGAGTCATTCGCACAGGAACTGGCCGCACATCCGGCGATTGAGGCGCGCGTCGGCGAGACGGAAATCCTCATCGACCCGGCCGTCGGGTCGAGTCTCGAGTCGCTGCGCACCGCCGTGCAGGACGCCGTCGACGTCGGCACCGTCGTCTACTGGGCGTCGGACGTGCGTGAGGGGATCGAGCAGGTGATCCTGATTGGGCAGGTCGTCGGCTCGTCGATGATCGGCGTCACCCTGTTCGTCGCGCTCATCGGCGTGCTCGTCACGCTGGCGCTGTCCGTGGCGGAGCGACGCCAGGAACTCGCGCTCCTCCGCGCTCTCGGCCTCAGCCGATCCGCACCCCGCCGGTCGGTCGCAGCCGAGGCCGCGCTCGCCGCGCTCGTGGGCGCCGTGCTCGGCACCCTGGTCGGCGTGGTCTACGGTCTGCTCGCCCTGCGAGTGCTCGGGATGGCCGCCGGTCCCCCGCCGATCATCGCACTCGCGGCGCTTGTTGTCGGCGTCGTCGTGGCCGCGCTGCTCGCAGCGACTATTCCCATGCGGACCGCGAGTCGTGTGCCGCCGGCGATCGGCCTGGCGGCGCGGTGA
- a CDS encoding TetR/AcrR family transcriptional regulator, protein MDTLPQGTPARRRPGRPRKADSGDTKAEITRAAVRLFARHGFTGTSTRAIAREVGLSESALYAHFTSKQALFEATLARFGPQGSTDSHTAIASMLAETDPPRFLAKMVSDFLEHWDREEARLLISLVTRDGLMHSDALRTALVGMRAYVTSLFDDWLAAGWLPAHLGPAERLAFSFTGPIGLARVMHLHADATPEERTQARADVLQHVELFTSVTFNADHKE, encoded by the coding sequence ATGGACACGTTGCCGCAGGGCACGCCCGCACGTCGACGACCGGGCCGTCCCCGGAAAGCCGACTCCGGCGACACCAAGGCGGAGATCACCCGGGCCGCGGTGCGACTGTTCGCGCGGCACGGCTTCACGGGAACTTCGACCCGCGCGATCGCCCGAGAGGTGGGCCTCAGCGAGAGCGCGCTCTACGCTCACTTCACGAGCAAACAGGCCCTCTTCGAAGCCACTCTCGCCAGATTCGGACCACAAGGCTCGACGGATTCACACACCGCCATCGCCTCCATGCTCGCCGAAACCGATCCCCCGCGGTTCCTCGCGAAAATGGTCAGCGATTTTCTTGAGCACTGGGACCGCGAGGAGGCGCGACTCCTAATCAGCCTCGTGACCCGCGACGGGCTGATGCACAGCGACGCGCTCCGCACGGCCCTGGTCGGCATGCGCGCATATGTCACCAGCCTCTTCGACGACTGGCTCGCTGCCGGATGGCTACCCGCACATCTCGGGCCGGCCGAACGGCTCGCGTTCTCCTTCACTGGCCCGATCGGGCTTGCTCGCGTGATGCACCTCCACGCGGATGCGACCCCGGAGGAGCGGACGCAGGCACGCGCCGACGTCCTGCAGCACGTCGAACTCTTCACTAGCGTTACGTTCAACGCGGACCACAAGGAGTAG
- a CDS encoding DUF4345 domain-containing protein, translating to MKTTPRRSSPDSMEPELSAGVIRTVLAILGTIATGTGLLVALRGTASIPGGAPTVASNDSALRFYAVWWAAQGPAAWRLARDPDLDERRLRAVCATMFLGGFARLAAMRTSGRPHRLFEALTVSELLLPPVLIAVRRRMAARRR from the coding sequence ATGAAGACCACGCCACGGCGCAGTTCCCCGGACTCGATGGAACCTGAGCTCTCGGCGGGGGTGATTCGCACCGTACTCGCCATTCTGGGAACGATAGCCACTGGCACTGGCCTTCTGGTCGCCCTGCGCGGCACCGCCAGCATTCCCGGTGGCGCTCCGACCGTGGCGAGCAATGACAGCGCGCTGCGCTTCTATGCGGTCTGGTGGGCCGCCCAAGGCCCGGCCGCTTGGCGTCTGGCCCGCGACCCTGACCTCGACGAACGCCGACTCAGGGCCGTCTGCGCGACGATGTTCCTCGGCGGCTTCGCCCGTCTGGCCGCCATGCGCACCAGCGGCCGACCCCATCGGCTCTTTGAAGCCCTGACGGTCAGCGAACTGCTCCTGCCACCGGTGCTGATTGCCGTTCGACGGAGGATGGCGGCGCGCCGCCGCTGA
- a CDS encoding CPBP family intramembrane glutamic endopeptidase, whose protein sequence is MRTGREGAAAHSHRARPGLLLATWIVLLALFAALAPIAQAALRIPFELISFVMLAPAFASLVVVVRPSWMPPWWSPVRALRVAAATVAACVAVIVFIVTLAALTDRVPSWDAPGIASPLWAFLPLQALGVLSEELGWRGVVQRAGERLAPPIVVATIAGFLFGATHLGYWSLGPIPLLTFAVTATLMSLAIFTLFDGSVWQRMLPAVVIHLGVNLGIASLAAPDEPLATTLPALVAAMAMLAVAVIVRALAPWRRRMSARAMDGSPRDPSSPA, encoded by the coding sequence GTGCGAACCGGACGAGAAGGCGCAGCGGCACACTCGCACCGAGCGCGCCCCGGTCTGCTCCTCGCTACCTGGATCGTCTTGCTGGCGCTGTTCGCGGCGCTGGCCCCGATCGCGCAGGCTGCGCTGCGTATCCCCTTCGAGCTGATCTCGTTCGTGATGCTCGCTCCGGCGTTCGCGAGCCTCGTGGTGGTCGTTCGACCGTCGTGGATGCCACCGTGGTGGTCGCCGGTGCGAGCGTTGCGCGTCGCGGCAGCGACAGTCGCCGCGTGCGTCGCGGTGATCGTGTTCATCGTGACGCTGGCCGCACTCACCGACCGAGTTCCCTCGTGGGATGCGCCGGGGATCGCGTCCCCGCTCTGGGCGTTCCTCCCGCTCCAAGCGCTCGGCGTCCTGAGCGAGGAACTCGGCTGGCGCGGCGTCGTGCAGCGCGCCGGCGAGCGCCTCGCTCCGCCGATCGTCGTCGCCACGATCGCGGGCTTCCTCTTCGGCGCGACGCACCTCGGTTACTGGTCTCTGGGGCCGATCCCGCTCCTGACGTTCGCGGTCACCGCGACGCTCATGAGTCTCGCCATCTTCACGCTGTTCGACGGATCCGTCTGGCAGCGCATGCTGCCCGCAGTCGTGATTCATCTCGGCGTGAACCTCGGCATCGCGAGCCTCGCCGCGCCCGACGAGCCGCTCGCCACCACCCTCCCCGCTCTCGTCGCCGCCATGGCGATGCTCGCGGTGGCGGTGATCGTGAGGGCCCTCGCCCCCTGGCGTCGACGGATGTCGGCGCGAGCGATGGACGGGTCTCCGCGCGACCCCTCCTCACCTGCGTAG
- a CDS encoding SGNH/GDSL hydrolase family protein translates to MARRAAAATIAVSCCLAVAGCSTPPPREDPPEMADPEPDAIRMAAVGDSITDGDSRDFAGGVPGPQSWVSYAVGPEVDFVGGWAEWGASAEAMAQGVTGPFDADVLVILAGTNDAAWTPHEEVGRHLADITETAEIDEVVLSSIPPNAFSLGGAAELNSSLEDLAHQQDWVWVDSAADLRDGDGYADEMSYDGIHPTEAGARVIGEAIGEAVRDSAASRNAD, encoded by the coding sequence ATGGCACGACGAGCGGCCGCGGCGACCATCGCGGTTTCGTGCTGCCTCGCGGTGGCCGGGTGCAGCACTCCGCCGCCACGCGAGGATCCTCCGGAGATGGCGGATCCCGAACCTGACGCGATTCGCATGGCGGCCGTCGGCGATTCGATCACCGATGGCGACAGTCGAGACTTCGCGGGCGGCGTTCCGGGGCCGCAATCGTGGGTCAGTTACGCGGTCGGACCGGAGGTGGACTTCGTCGGCGGCTGGGCCGAATGGGGTGCCTCGGCGGAGGCGATGGCGCAGGGCGTGACGGGGCCGTTCGACGCGGACGTGCTTGTCATCCTCGCGGGGACGAACGATGCGGCATGGACGCCGCACGAAGAGGTCGGCAGGCACCTTGCCGACATCACCGAAACCGCGGAGATCGACGAGGTCGTGCTCTCGTCGATTCCCCCCAATGCCTTCTCTCTTGGCGGCGCCGCCGAGCTGAATTCCTCCCTCGAAGACCTCGCGCACCAGCAGGACTGGGTATGGGTGGATTCCGCGGCCGACCTCCGCGACGGCGACGGATACGCGGACGAGATGAGCTACGACGGGATCCATCCCACCGAAGCGGGCGCGCGCGTGATTGGGGAGGCGATCGGCGAGGCCGTGCGTGATTCCGCCGCGTCCCGGAACGCCGACTGA
- a CDS encoding PDR/VanB family oxidoreductase: MSADRIDVVVECKESIADDAVRVRLQCASGDPLPAWEPGAHIDVALPGDLLRQFSLCGDPTDLSSYEIAVRREADGRGGSALIHDRLRAGDGVQISVPRNHFALDDAERYVFIAGGIGITPILPMIAVAQAQGREWELAYCGGSQRSMPFAADLADAYGDRVRLYPSDEGRRLDLVELLGRCDDATAVYCCGPTRMLDAAVEHARERAYDGVRVERFTPIEVTESDVEFEVELDTTGEVLPVPAGRSILSVVREAGVEIESSCEEGTCGTCETVVFEGEPEHRDAVLSDLEREFGDTMMICVSRCRGGRLVLDL; the protein is encoded by the coding sequence ATGAGCGCAGACCGGATCGACGTCGTGGTCGAGTGCAAGGAGTCGATCGCGGACGACGCGGTACGCGTCCGATTGCAGTGCGCGAGCGGCGATCCGCTCCCCGCGTGGGAGCCGGGCGCGCACATCGACGTGGCCCTGCCCGGGGATCTGCTTCGGCAGTTCTCCCTCTGCGGGGATCCGACTGACCTGTCGTCATACGAGATCGCCGTGCGACGCGAGGCGGATGGACGCGGCGGCTCCGCCCTCATTCACGATCGCCTGCGCGCAGGCGATGGCGTGCAGATCAGTGTGCCGCGCAACCACTTCGCCCTGGATGACGCCGAGAGATACGTGTTCATCGCCGGCGGCATCGGCATCACGCCGATCCTGCCGATGATCGCGGTGGCCCAAGCGCAGGGGCGGGAGTGGGAACTCGCGTACTGCGGCGGCTCACAGCGTTCGATGCCGTTCGCCGCCGATCTCGCGGATGCATACGGTGATCGGGTGCGACTGTACCCGTCAGACGAGGGGCGTCGACTGGATCTGGTCGAGCTGCTAGGCCGATGCGACGACGCGACGGCGGTGTACTGCTGCGGTCCGACGCGTATGCTCGATGCCGCTGTCGAGCATGCACGGGAGCGCGCATACGACGGAGTGCGTGTCGAGCGATTCACACCGATCGAGGTCACGGAGTCGGACGTGGAGTTCGAGGTCGAACTCGACACAACAGGGGAGGTGCTGCCGGTTCCGGCGGGGCGTTCGATCCTTTCCGTCGTTCGCGAGGCCGGTGTGGAAATCGAGTCGTCCTGCGAGGAGGGCACCTGCGGCACCTGCGAGACCGTCGTCTTCGAGGGGGAGCCTGAACATCGTGATGCGGTGCTGAGCGACCTCGAACGAGAGTTCGGTGACACGATGATGATCTGCGTCTCCCGTTGCCGCGGAGGGCGTCTCGTTCTGGACCTGTGA
- a CDS encoding ABC transporter ATP-binding protein, producing the protein MTPTAERPLLEVEQLRQSFKVPGGVVSAVADVSFDVRRGETLGLVGESGCGKSTLARSLVHLPGPTAGSVRFDGEETVGASPRRMRKVLRRMQMIFQDPISALNPRRRVKDVIAEGLAIRGVSVAETRRRVEQVMREVGLDPERMGERRPGEFSGGQCQRIAIARAMVLEPELLICDEPVSALDVSVQAQVLNVLEDMRSTRNLAMLFIAHDLSVVRNVSDRVAVMYLGRIVEMGDADEVYRAPAHPYTRALVDSVPDPDPRAPIRDTRLSGELPSPLDPPSGCRFRTRCPMAQPRCAVEEPELGPVSETNGDARTVACHFPLVGAAHDDTATEGASR; encoded by the coding sequence ATGACACCGACAGCAGAACGTCCGCTGCTGGAAGTCGAGCAGTTGCGCCAAAGCTTCAAGGTGCCCGGTGGCGTCGTGTCCGCTGTCGCCGACGTGAGCTTCGACGTCCGGCGCGGAGAGACCCTTGGACTCGTGGGGGAGTCGGGGTGCGGCAAGTCGACGCTCGCGCGTTCACTGGTGCACTTGCCCGGTCCGACCGCGGGCTCCGTGAGGTTTGATGGCGAGGAGACGGTCGGAGCCTCACCGCGCCGCATGCGGAAGGTGCTGCGTCGCATGCAGATGATCTTCCAGGATCCGATCTCTGCGCTGAATCCGCGCCGCCGGGTCAAGGATGTCATCGCCGAGGGCCTCGCGATTCGCGGGGTCTCCGTGGCCGAGACGCGCCGGCGCGTGGAGCAGGTGATGCGCGAGGTCGGTCTCGACCCGGAGCGCATGGGCGAGCGGCGGCCCGGAGAATTTTCGGGTGGACAGTGCCAGCGCATCGCGATCGCTCGCGCGATGGTGCTCGAGCCCGAGCTGCTCATCTGTGATGAACCGGTGTCCGCGCTCGATGTCTCCGTCCAGGCGCAGGTGCTCAACGTGCTCGAGGACATGCGCAGCACCCGCAATCTCGCGATGCTGTTCATCGCGCACGATCTCTCCGTGGTCCGCAACGTCAGCGACCGCGTCGCCGTGATGTATCTCGGACGGATCGTCGAGATGGGTGACGCCGATGAGGTCTATCGCGCGCCCGCGCATCCGTATACGCGAGCGCTGGTCGATTCCGTGCCGGATCCGGATCCTCGCGCGCCGATCAGAGACACGCGTCTCTCGGGAGAACTGCCGTCGCCGCTCGACCCGCCGAGCGGATGCCGCTTCCGCACGCGTTGTCCGATGGCGCAGCCGCGATGCGCGGTCGAGGAGCCGGAGCTTGGCCCCGTGTCCGAGACGAACGGAGACGCTCGTACGGTCGCGTGTCATTTCCCGCTTGTCGGGGCCGCACACGACGACACAGCCACGGAAGGGGCGTCACGATGA
- a CDS encoding ABC transporter ATP-binding protein, whose product MRRFTRSVSDSTVTDAVLPASDAEPVLDVRDLTCHLPTSRGLAKAVDGVSFQVHRGQTVGIAGESGSGKSMLVRSIMGLTPRDAIRGGSVRFGGDDLLSLSHEELRRHLGRDIAMVFQDPMTALNPVVPIARQMTEAPRRRLGMSRADATARALELLELVGIPEAKKRLRQYPHQLSGGMRQRVTIAVALACDPDLLIADEATTALDVTVQKQILDLLQEIQRERNMAMIMVSHDIGVLAGRTDELIVMYGGRVMERATTPTLFARHQHPYTRALLEAVPRMNQPRHSRLRAIPGVPPDPSAEMAGCRFAPRCPAVMDRCHEQVPSLVVGAATEHEYACFLPVTSAGDPEGRTE is encoded by the coding sequence ATGCGCCGTTTCACCCGTTCTGTCTCCGACAGCACCGTCACCGATGCCGTGCTGCCAGCCAGCGATGCTGAGCCCGTCCTTGATGTCCGAGACCTGACCTGCCACCTGCCGACGTCTCGCGGTCTCGCGAAGGCCGTCGACGGCGTGAGCTTCCAGGTGCACCGCGGTCAAACGGTCGGCATCGCCGGCGAGTCGGGATCCGGCAAGAGCATGCTGGTGCGCAGCATCATGGGCCTCACGCCGCGTGACGCGATCCGGGGCGGCAGCGTGCGGTTCGGTGGGGACGATCTCCTGTCGCTGTCGCACGAGGAGCTGCGTCGTCATCTCGGACGCGACATCGCGATGGTGTTCCAGGATCCGATGACCGCTCTCAACCCCGTCGTGCCGATCGCGCGACAGATGACGGAGGCTCCGCGTCGGCGTCTTGGAATGAGCCGAGCTGACGCGACGGCCCGTGCACTCGAACTCCTCGAGCTCGTGGGCATCCCGGAGGCGAAGAAGCGCTTGCGTCAATACCCGCACCAGCTGTCGGGCGGGATGCGGCAGCGTGTGACGATTGCCGTCGCCCTCGCGTGCGACCCTGACCTGCTGATCGCAGACGAGGCGACCACTGCGCTGGACGTGACCGTGCAGAAGCAGATCCTCGACCTGCTCCAAGAGATCCAGCGGGAGCGGAACATGGCCATGATCATGGTCAGTCACGACATCGGCGTTCTCGCCGGTCGCACCGACGAGCTGATCGTGATGTACGGCGGCCGCGTCATGGAGCGTGCGACCACGCCGACGCTGTTCGCACGCCATCAGCATCCGTACACGAGGGCGCTGCTTGAGGCGGTACCGCGGATGAATCAGCCCCGGCACAGCCGTCTGCGCGCGATCCCCGGCGTCCCACCGGACCCGTCCGCGGAAATGGCGGGCTGCCGGTTCGCGCCGCGTTGCCCGGCCGTGATGGATCGCTGCCACGAGCAGGTCCCGTCCCTTGTGGTGGGAGCCGCGACTGAGCACGAGTACGCGTGTTTCCTGCCCGTGACGAGTGCTGGCGATCCCGAAGGACGAACGGAGTGA
- a CDS encoding ABC transporter permease, translating into MSVAAERKAPRTPKTRPIVTGRRVSRGAQVSFWIGAGWLTVLVLLAAGADVLPIAPYDRMVGAPLQPPGLTEPFGTDEIGRSVFSRVIYGARTSLVVGTIASVIGVVLGGLLGLVAGYFRGIIEALVDILAEVVQAFPALLFLVAMAAVVRPSLSTLTISLAVLMVPAFARMTKGAVLAQANREFVSAARALGAGHARVLFREILPNTVMSLVSFAIVVMALMIVIEGSVSYLGYGIPLPSPSWGGMAAESEARFATHPHLVLVPVLFLFATVYALNAVGDHLRRRFDVGQSQL; encoded by the coding sequence ATGAGCGTCGCCGCCGAACGAAAAGCACCGCGCACGCCGAAGACGCGACCCATCGTCACGGGCCGCCGCGTCTCCCGCGGCGCGCAGGTCAGCTTCTGGATCGGCGCCGGCTGGCTCACCGTGCTCGTGCTGCTCGCGGCGGGCGCGGATGTACTGCCCATCGCGCCGTACGACCGCATGGTCGGCGCGCCGCTCCAACCGCCGGGTCTGACCGAACCGTTTGGGACGGATGAGATCGGCCGCTCAGTGTTCTCGCGCGTGATCTACGGTGCGCGGACCTCACTCGTCGTCGGCACGATCGCCTCGGTGATCGGCGTGGTTCTCGGGGGCCTACTCGGCCTCGTGGCCGGATACTTCCGCGGCATCATCGAGGCGCTCGTCGACATCCTCGCCGAGGTGGTCCAGGCGTTCCCCGCTCTGCTGTTCCTCGTCGCCATGGCCGCGGTCGTGCGGCCGAGCCTCTCGACACTCACCATCAGCCTCGCCGTCCTCATGGTGCCCGCCTTCGCCCGCATGACGAAGGGTGCCGTGCTCGCGCAGGCGAATCGCGAGTTCGTCTCCGCGGCGCGTGCACTGGGAGCCGGACATGCTCGCGTGCTGTTTCGCGAGATCCTTCCGAACACCGTCATGAGCCTGGTCTCGTTCGCGATCGTCGTGATGGCGCTCATGATCGTCATCGAAGGATCCGTGAGCTATCTCGGCTACGGGATCCCGTTGCCGAGCCCGAGCTGGGGCGGCATGGCAGCGGAGAGCGAAGCGCGGTTCGCGACGCACCCTCACCTCGTCCTCGTTCCGGTCTTGTTCCTGTTCGCCACCGTCTACGCGCTGAACGCCGTCGGCGACCATCTGCGTCGTCGCTTCGACGTCGGACAATCTCAGCTCTGA
- a CDS encoding ABC transporter permease, whose protein sequence is MLRQIGIRLLRLVPVLLLITLLATAALDLMPGSPALAMLGDDASPEQVRELTRRLGLDQPFPVRYVEWIGAAVQGDLGESLRMGIPVSEAIAQRFPVTFQIALMAIIIAAALAVPTALFSGANVGGRLDRVATATSSGLLSLPSFAAAVILIYIFGLQLRILPVNGWVPLGEDPLGNLRFAILPAVALALMEAAVYYRLLRTDVISTLNETFVLFARSRGLDKRYILARHVLRPSMFSLTTVMGLSLGRLLGGALIVEALFALPGLGTLLLQSVPSRDIPMIQGIVVVMALIYVVINIAVDLGYSLIDPRIRVRRSA, encoded by the coding sequence ATGCTGCGTCAGATCGGAATCCGTCTTCTCCGGCTCGTGCCGGTGCTGTTGCTGATCACGCTGCTCGCGACAGCCGCTCTCGACCTGATGCCGGGATCACCCGCGCTCGCGATGCTCGGCGACGACGCTTCGCCCGAGCAGGTGAGGGAGCTCACCCGGCGCCTCGGCCTCGACCAGCCGTTCCCCGTGCGGTACGTCGAATGGATCGGCGCGGCCGTGCAGGGCGATCTCGGAGAATCGCTGCGCATGGGGATCCCCGTCTCCGAGGCGATCGCGCAGCGTTTCCCCGTGACCTTCCAGATCGCACTCATGGCGATCATCATCGCCGCGGCGCTCGCGGTGCCGACCGCGCTCTTCAGCGGTGCGAACGTGGGCGGTCGCCTCGACCGGGTCGCGACCGCGACGTCGTCGGGGCTGCTCTCACTGCCCTCGTTCGCGGCCGCCGTGATCCTCATCTACATCTTCGGCCTCCAACTCCGGATCCTGCCGGTGAATGGCTGGGTCCCGCTCGGCGAGGACCCGCTCGGCAACCTGCGTTTCGCGATCCTCCCCGCCGTCGCGCTCGCCCTCATGGAAGCGGCTGTCTACTACCGACTGCTGCGCACCGACGTGATCTCGACGCTCAACGAGACCTTCGTTCTCTTCGCGCGCTCGCGCGGACTCGACAAGCGATACATCCTCGCACGCCACGTGCTGCGTCCCTCGATGTTCTCGCTGACGACCGTGATGGGGTTGTCGCTCGGCCGACTGCTCGGGGGCGCACTCATCGTCGAGGCGCTCTTCGCCCTTCCCGGCCTGGGCACGCTCCTGCTGCAGTCGGTGCCCTCACGTGACATCCCGATGATCCAGGGGATCGTCGTCGTGATGGCCCTCATCTATGTCGTCATCAACATCGCGGTCGATCTCGGGTACTCGTTGATCGATCCGCGCATCAGGGTGAGGAGGAGCGCATGA